One window of the Diospyros lotus cultivar Yz01 chromosome 12, ASM1463336v1, whole genome shotgun sequence genome contains the following:
- the LOC127814162 gene encoding bidirectional sugar transporter SWEET9-like, whose product MAILTAAHLASFFGILGNILSFLVFLAPVPTFYKIYKKKSTEGFQSLPYSVALFSALLLLYYGFLKTNGLMIITINGIGCAIESFYLFLFMIYATKEAKIYTTKLLLLFNVGAFGIMLLSTSLIFKGHRRLSIVGWICAVFSVCVFAAPLSIMRRVIKTKSVEYMPFPLSFCLTLSAIMWFFYGFLMKDFYIATPNILGFVFGIAQMVLYIIYKGSKKEAVPEAKLQDLTTVIDLQVVEMQENVKPEGMTP is encoded by the exons ATGGCAATCCTCACCGCTGCTCACTTGGCCAGCTTCTTTGGCATTCTAG GGAACATTCTGTCATTTTTGGTGTTCTTGGCCCCAGt GCCAACCTTCTACAAGATCTACAAGAAGAAATCGACAGAAGGGTTCCAATCACTGCCATACTCTGTAGCCCTGTTCAGCGCCTTGCTGCTTCTCTACTATGGCTTTCTCAAGACCAATGGGCTTATGATTATCACCATCAACGGCATTGGCTGCGCCATTGAATCCTTTTATCTCTTCCTCTTCATGATCTACGCTACAAAGGAGGCCAAG atatacACAACGAAGCTGCTTCTCTTGTTCAACGTAGGAGCATTTGGTATCATGTTGCTTTCCACATCCCTGATCTTTAAAGGCCATCGGCGACTTAGTATTGTGGGGTGGATTTGCGCTGTGTTTTCTGTCTGTGTTTTCGCCGCCCCTCTTAGCATTATG AGACGAGTGATAAAAACGAAGAGCGTAGAGTACATGCCATTTCCGCTGTCATTTTGCCTGACACTATCTGCTATCATGTGGTTCTTCTATGGATTTTTGATGAAGGACTTCTACATAGCA ACACCAAATATTCTAGGGTTTGTGTTTGGAATAGCACAAATGGTCCTGTACATCATCTACAAGGGCAGCAAAAAGGAAGCTGTGCCAGAAGCCAAGCTTCAGGATTTAACGACCGTTATAGACTTGCAAGTAGTGGAGATGCAAGAGAACGTCAAGCCAGAAGGAATGACTCCTTAG